A stretch of the Takifugu flavidus isolate HTHZ2018 chromosome 1, ASM371156v2, whole genome shotgun sequence genome encodes the following:
- the LOC130535427 gene encoding olfactory receptor 4E1-like, translating to MPNRSSIVVFSLSGFNATVKYRNTLFALTFLCYFLIIVVNICLILTIIIEKKLHEPMYIFLGSLCFNGLYGATGFYPKFLSDLLSDDHLISRVGCFVQIYVIYSNAKIDYSILVVMAYDRYVAICRPLEYHCVMSKQNIVLLLGLSWLVPLCCETLVISLSSSLELCGSHIDKLYCENWAVVKLACGATTANDIVGMVLILFYFCHALLIASSYVQLVKATLKSTEGRKKFMQTCLPHLCCLFNVTASLLFDLMYSRYGSVSLPQHLRNFMAIQFLIITPVLNPIIYGLKLTNIRNTMRGYICR from the coding sequence ATGCCCAATAGATCCAGCATAGTTGTATTTTCACTCTCGGGGTTTAATGCAACAGTCAAATACAGAAATACTCTTTTTGCTCTCACTTTTCTCTGTTATTTTCTGATTATAGTGGTAAACATATGTTTGATTTTAACCATTATAATAGAAAAAAAGCTACATGAACCAATGTACATTTTTTTGGGCTCTTTGTGCTTTAATGGGCTTTATGGAGCAACTGGATTTTATCCCAAATTCCTCTCTGACCTTTTGTCTGATGATCATCTAATATCACGTGTGGGGTGTTTTGTGCAAATCTATGTTATATACTCCAATGCTAAAATAGACTACTCTATTCTCGTTGTTATGGCTTATGACAGATACGTGGCTATATGTCGGCCGCTGGAGTATCACTGTGTGATGTCAAAGCAAAATATTGTGCTGTTACTGGGATTGTCCTGGCTCGTGCCTCTATGTTGTGAGACACTTGTCATAAGTCTGTCATCTTCTTTGGAGCTATGCGGCTCCCACATAGATAAGCTCTACTGTGAGAACTGGGCTGTTGTTAAACTTGCTTGTGGTGCCACGACAGCAAATGACATTGTTGGAATGGTCCTCATCCTTTTTTACTTCTGTCACGCTCTTCTCATTGCGTCCTCCTACGTACAGCTTGTAAAGGCAACATTAAAATCCACAGAGGGCAGGAAAAAGTTTATGCAAACCTGTTTACCACATCTATGTTGTCTATTCAATGTGACAGCATCTTTGCTTTTTGATCTAATGTATTCCAGGTATGGATCTGTGTCACTGCCCCAGCATTTAAGGAATTTTATGGCAATACAGTTCCTCATAATAACGCCGGTGTTAAACCCTATTATTTATGGATTGAAGCTTACTAATATTAGAAACACAATGAGAGGTTATATATGTCGGTGA
- the LOC130535409 gene encoding olfactory receptor 5AN1-like, translated as MINLHVVMDNASEVMIFTLSGFNSIVNYRFTLFAITFVCYCVIVQVNVTLIVAIIVDKSLHEPMYIFLCNLCINSLYGTAAFYPKFLIDILSTSHVISYAGCLVQSFAVNSSACADFSLLVLMAYDRYVAICRPLVYHSVMNPQRVSALVFAAWILPLGQIFITTTSTSTLTLCGSHLVRMYCINYVIRRLECTISITTAFFSVFIITFYFCHFLLVTYSYFYIMRTCLTGKEERMKFLQTCLPHLMSFIIVAMCLLFDVLHVRLRSEKMSESAQNFIAIQFLLFPPLINPLIYGLKLTKVRNRIERFLCRKS; from the coding sequence ATGATTAACTTACATGTTGTGATGGATAACGCTTCAGAAGTAATGATATTTACTCTGTCTGGATTCAATAGCATTGTAAATTacagatttactttatttgctATCACTTTTGTTTGCTACTGTGTGATTGTTCAGGTAAATGTGACCCTCATTGTGGCAATTATCGTGGATAAAAGTCTTCATGAACCCATGTATATCTTTCTCTGCAACCTCTGCATCAACTCACTTTATGGGACAGCAGCATTTTACCCCAAATTTCTGATAGATATTCTGTCGACCTCTCACGTCATCTCTTATGCAGGATGTCTCGTGCAGAGTTTTGCAGTCAACTCCTCTGCTTGtgctgatttttctcttttagtGCTGATGGCCTATGATAGATATGTGGCTATATGTCGACCTCTGGTGTATCACTCTGTGATGAATCCTCAGAGAGTTTCTGctcttgtgtttgctgcttggaTTCTCCCTTTGGGCCAGATATTCATAACcacaacatcaacatcaactCTCACGTTATGTGGCTCACATTTAGTAAGAATGTATTGTATTAACTATGTCATACGTAGATTAGAATGTACTATATCAATAACAACTgcttttttttcagtttttattattacgttttatttttgccattttctccTTGTTACTTACTCTTATTTCTATATCATGAGAACATGCCTAACAGGTAAAGAAGAAAGGATGAAATTTCTGCAAACATGTTTGCCACATTTAATGTCTTTCATAATCGTGGCCATGTGCTTACTTTTTGATGTGTTGCATGTCAGACTTCGGTCAGAAAAAATGTCTGAGAGTGCCCAAAATTTTATTGCAATacagtttctgctctttcctcctctaATCAATCCTTTAATCTATGGTTTAAAACTGACCAAAGTTAGAAACAGAATTGAAAGATTTCTGTGCAGGAAGAGTTGA
- the LOC130535419 gene encoding olfactory receptor 11H6-like: MFLTETHKMTNKTNIFYLSGLNDLTTNRGLIFTFIFLCYSLIWIVNGALILVIILEEKLHEPMYIFLCNLCINSLYGTAAFYPKFLYDLVTNNRTISYAGCILQVFVIYSYASTDFSILALMAYDRYLAICRPLEYHSVMTKHKVVLLVCFSRLVPWFCQTIVTIMTSLLQLCDSHIDKLYCANWSIVKLSCNSITANNIVGYIVILFYFCHDVFIMCSYVPLLKSAVKSRDGRKKFTQTCVPHLFCLLNVTVALLFDLMYARYGSPSMSAGVKNFMALQFLLFPPILNPLIYGLKLTQVRNRLLNVFKGKG, translated from the coding sequence ATGTTTTTGACCGAGACGCACAAAATGACCAACAAAACTAATATATTTTACTTATCGGGATTAAACGACCTAACGACAAACAGAGGCCTTATTTTCACCTTCATCTTTTTGTGTTACAGTTTGATTTGGATTGTAAATGGAGCTCTTATCTTGGTCATTATACTGGAGGAAAAACTTCATGAACCCATGTACATATTTCTGTGTAATTTGTGCATTAATAGTCTCTATGGGACAGCAGCTTTTTACCCCAAGTTCTTATATGATTTAGTGACTAACAACCGTACCATATCTTATGCTGGTTGCATTTTACAAGTTTTTGTTATATACTCATATGCTTCAACTGATTTCTCAATTCTGGCCCTCATGGCTTATGACAGATATTTGGCTATATGTCGCCCGCTGGAGTATCACTCTGTAATGACTAAACATAAGGTTGttttgttggtgtgtttctCAAGACTGGTGCCTTGGTTTTGTCAGACCATTGTGACGATAATGACCTCTCTACTGCAATTATGTGACTCCCACATCGACAAACTCTATTGCGCAAACTGGTCAATTGTTAAGCTTTCTTGCAATTCAATAACGGCAAACAATATTGTAGGAtacattgtcattttattctatttctgcCATGATGTTTTCATTATGTGCTCGTACGTGCCGTTGTTAAAATCTGCTGTGAAATCAAGAGACGGGAGGAAAAAGTTTACGCAGACATGTGTGCCACATTTGTTCTGCCTGCTTAACGTAACAGTTGCTCTGCTGTTTGACCTCATGTATGCCAGGTACGGATCACCCTCTATGTCAGCAGGTGTAAAGAATTTCATGGCTCTGCAGTTTCTCTTGTTTCCACCAATTCTGAACCCTCTTATATATGGACTCAAACTGACGCAAGTTCGCAACaggcttttaaatgtgtttaaaggtaAAGgctaa